The proteins below are encoded in one region of Oreochromis niloticus isolate F11D_XX linkage group LG6, O_niloticus_UMD_NMBU, whole genome shotgun sequence:
- the LOC100694190 gene encoding calmodulin-regulated spectrin-associated protein 3 isoform X2, whose protein sequence is MVDSPSAMKKTFSVPEIKPLDQYDFNRAKICASVRWLLSKSYGSAENVPVELRDPLYKDQYEQEHLKPAVSKLLLSPEIYCRAQALLAQAHGVSQPASQGSPADNSALLQFLIKKGFAPKVQDVDVTEEDLTSSPIKTKAHLALIDSLMSLAAKETVGQVKMAMEVEQMGVGAPWENGLLFWVNRLNQKLRETTEEEEPPKSQNCTDLQPVQDSCQSTRWYWKLVPIRYRKDKVQSKLTPTFPLVSAVKDLSNGCAIAAVLHYYCPSLLPLEDVCLKDTMSVADSLYNLQLIKEFCESSLQSCCPLAVEDMLYAPLTLHLNIMSFIAELLEWFEIKKPDFVQPVQPIDLTDVSGLTDCISPVSGNSNSGSPSFIFKQPFVPISSPVSPENKSWTKKQISRPLSAVTFSIPFGLDSDVDIVMGNPIDSVFRSVSTDSLATAIPAMTSPVTSAGMTRVPYSPPEDLSHLVSASAPSQRSSWGPYAHTAQMGELPTIEEAMQVVHRPGSKDQKKGRVPEKGGKGALADRPEPRLRPEGAPAGFFLHSPEEDNPQLSSSAPCRSGILYRPIGGEVGGNERQGRRESRERSGRSDMSRDDDSVLRDGSVDSSEASDDMPRNAPGNIRPSNGRQGNHSTSNSPRMTSFAERRDNRRRHSAAPGEESAFAQTPTTPATPNTPSTPAGAVGRQDSPGPRGPEPGSEAWELGVRLEEKRKSIEAQKRRIEAIFAKHRQRLGKTAFLQLKREQGEGGGEAADDNLTLDERLTRMEEQLKQEEEKEKKDGVEEKEKPSVSNPPRLEKQVTFSIESKKGSEKEKGTEKVGEAVIVEYNEVVQKLSEALQSLQKDMQKLTEQQQQLMSNQRPKNMLRTTPKSTTRSNTKTPPKTPPHTPTKTPPRTPTKTPTRTTSKAWMIPAGPNAPSASSPSRRSHLLSSSTSPKTIISSSCPASRTKSQSTPRSPKHHPRIQHQPHPRPSELKFPPLNRILTPTQTVDTLPHLRRVSPSKCQVQTSSSFRIGGPQTPQESPQSTQQPQAAESTSDTGSSETPTQFSLELEQEDTEVIGGLPQPKQDRLRAAGGSSSGAPSECSFESETLSMSAAYSAGGEGGRAAGAGKQCSLIEVSLSSLGGPEGGSDEPTDEGQEFSSDSMSDHTESAVEPAEQLPTEPLDPIERLSLAIEDSDVPEEQIGSKGGHAKEAEMLEPGEEQNEVGAKGGIGFFFKEEVHSKGEMAQRRAVLLERQQKRTEELKKRRQWNEQEREIGLTSSEKRVASPSSTPPAATTSPSPTPPATPARRGDFTRGEYARRQQLRLMEDLDKVLKQKSSNQGRTSTKKTRSRPRSMTREETQLSLSPAKGATGTKLARVYSHSSLNLAATDEPGNNGGDPTKRLRSTRPDSPSGCVTPSRLTNGEKDLESGSNGTSPALEYTGPKLFKEPSFKSNKFIIHNALSRCCLAGKVNESQKNKIVEEMEKSPANHFLILFRDSSCQFRGVYTMNPDTQELVRLAGVGPRTVSSTQVESIYKYSSDRKQFSAIPSKTVGMSVDAFTIPSHLWQGGGGAGGGGSRRASVTKKAVTSK, encoded by the exons ATGGTGGACTCTCCCAGCGCGATGAAGAAGACCTTCTCGGTGCCGGAGATCAAACCGCTGGACCAGTACGACTTCAATCGAGCCAAGATCTGCGCCAGCGTTCGGTGGCTGCTGTCGAAATCCTACGGCTCTGCAG AGAACGTTCCGGTGGAGTTGCGCGATCCGCTCTATAAGGACCAGTATGAACAAGAGCACCTCAAGCCGGCTGTCTCCAAGCTGCTTCTCTCCCCGGAGATCTACTGCAGAGCTCAGGCACTGCTTGCCCAGGCACACGGGGTCTCTCAGCCAGCATCACAGGGGTCTCCAGCTGATAACTCTGCCCTCCTGCAGTTCCTCATTAAGAAAGGTTTCGCTCCAAAGGTCCAGGATGTCGATGTCACAGAGGAGGACCTTACCAGTAGCCCTATTaagacg AAAGCCCACCTGGCCCTTATTGACTCGCTGATGTCACTGGCTGCCAAAGAGACGGTGGGCCAGGTAAAAATGGCGATGGAGGTGGAGCAGATGGGTGTCGGAGCACCATGGGAGAACGGACTGCTCTTCTGGGTCAACAGG TTAAACCAGAAGCTAAGAgaaaccacagaagaagaagagcccCCTAAGTCACAGAATTGCACAGACTTGCAGCCTGTTCAGGACTCG TGTCAGTCCACCCGCTGGTACTGGAAACTAGTCCCC ATCCGCTATAGGAAGGACAAAGTGCAGTCTAAGTTGACTCCCACTTTCCCTCTGGTTTCTGCGGTCAAAGATCTGTCTAATGGCTGTGCAATAGCTGCTGTGCTGCACTATTACTGCCCCAGCTTGCTGCCTCTAGAGG ATGTGTGTCTGAAGGATACCATGTCAGTAGCTGACTCTCTCTAcaacctgcagctgatcaaagaGTTCTGTGAGAGCAGCTTGCAGAGCTGCTGCCCCCTTGCTGTGGAGGATATGCTCTACGCGCCACTGACTCTGCAT CTTAACATCATGAGCTTCATAGCAGAGCTGCTGGAGTGGTTTGAGATCAAGAAACCTGATTTTGTCCAGCCCGTACAACCCATTGACCTCACAG ATGTCTCAGGGTTAACTGACTGTATTAGTCCTGTCAGTGGTAACAGCAACAG CGGTTCtccttctttcatctttaaacaACCATTTGTACCCATCTCCTCTCCAGTTTCACCAG AAAACAAAAGCTggacaaagaaacaaatcag TCGTCCTCTGTCAGCAGTGACTTTCAGCATCCCATTTGGCCTGGACAGTGATGTTGACATTGTCATGGGAAACCCAATAGATTCTGTCTTTCGCTCCGTCAGCACTGACAGCCTCGCCACCGCCATCCCGGCAATGACCTCACCGGTGACATCAGCAGGGATGACTCGTGTCCCGTACAGCCCTCCAGAGGATCTCAGCCACCTGGTCAGCGCTTCAGCCCCATCGCAGCGCTCTTCCTGGGGCCCGTATGCACACACCGCACAAATGGGAGAGCTGCCGACCATTGAGGAGGCGATGCAGGTTGTCCATAGACCGGGCAGCAAAGACCAGAAGAAGGGAAGGGTACCTGAGAAAGGTGGGAAAGGAGCTTTGGCAGACAGGCCGGAGCCCAGGTTACGTCCTGAAGGAGCTCCAGCAGGTTTCTTTCTGCACTCGCCTGAAGAGGATAATCCCCAGCTCAGCAGCTCTGCTCCGTGTCGCTCCGGAATCCTCTACCGGCCAATTGGAGGAGAAGTGGGCGGCAATGAAAGGCAAGGAAGGAGAGAAAGCCGGGAGAGGTCAGGACGTTCTGATATGTCACGTGATGACGACTCTGTACTGCGAGATGGCAGCGTCGACTCCTCGGAAGCATCGGACGATATGCCTAGAAACGCCCCGGGTAACATACGACCCAGTAACGGTCGTCAGGGAAACCACAGCACCAGCAACAGTCCACGCATGACGAGCTTTGCTGAGCGACGAGACAACCGAAGAAGACACTCTGCTGCTCCTGGGGAAGAGTCGGCTTTTGCTCAGACTCCAACAACCCCAGCAACTCCAAACACACCCTCCACCCCAGCAGGTGCAGTAGGGCGCCAGGACAGCCCAGGTCCCAGAGGTCCAGAACCTGGCTCTGAGGCCTGGGAGCTGGGAGTTCGTCTCGAGGAAAAACGCAAAAGCATCGAGGCTCAAAAAAGACGTATCGAAGCTATTTTTGCCAAGCACAGGCAGCGGCTTGGAAAAACCGCTTTCCTTCAACTGAAAAGAGAGCAAGGAGAAGGAGGGGGCGAGGCAGCGGATGATAATCTGACCCTTGATGAGCGTCTCACTCGCATGGAGGAACAACtgaaacaggaggaggagaaagaaaagaaagatggTGTGGAGGAGAAAGAGAAGCCATCTGTTTCCAATCCTCCGCGGTTAGAGAAGCAGGTCACATTCTCTATTGAAAGTAAGAAAGgatcagagaaagaaaaaggaacagAGAAAGTGGGGGAAGCCGTTATAGTGGAATACAACGAGGTGGTGCAGAAACTCAGTGAGGCTCTGCAGTCGCTACAGAAGGACATGCAGAAACTTACCGAGCAGCAACAGCAACTCATGAGCAACCAAAGACCCAAAAATATGCTCAGAACAACTCCAAAATCAACAACTAGAAGTAATACCAAAACACCACCCAAAACCCCTCCTCACACTCCAACAAAAACACCACCAAGAACTCCGACAAAAACCCCAACCAGGACTACAAGTAAAGCTTGGATGATTCCTGCTGGTCCCAATGCACCATCTGCTTCTTCCCCATCACGCCGGTCTCATCTTCTTTCCTCTTCCACATCACCAAAAACTATTATTTCTTCCTCCTGCCCAGCTTCTCGCACTAAGAGTCAGTCCACTCCCCGTAGCCCAAAACACCATCCACGTATCCAACACCAGCCCCACCCACGGCCTTCCGAACTTAAGTTCCCTCCGCTCAATCGCATCTTGACACCGACCCAAACTGTGGACACACTCCCACACCTGCGGCGTGTGTCACCCAGCAAGTGTCAGGTACAGACCTCTTCTTCCTTCCGTATCGGTGGACCCCAGACTCCTCAGGAGTCTCCCCAGTCTACCCAACAGCCACAGGCCGCCGAGAGCACCTCGGACACAGGCTCAAGTGAAACACCCACCCAGTTTAGCCTGGAGTTGGAGCAGGAGGACACAGAGGTCATTGGAGGGTTGCCGCAACCCAAGCAAGATCGTCTAAGGGCTGCTGGAGGGAGCAGCTCTGGTGCTCCTTCTGAGTGCTCATTTGAAAGTGAGACTTTGTCCATGTCTGCTGCGTACAGCGCAGGAGGTGAAGGAGGAAGAGCTGCAGGTGCAGGAAAGCAATGCAGCCTGATTGAAGTGTCATTATCATCTCTTGGGGGACCAGAGGGGGGAAGCGATGAACCAACTGATGAGGGGCAGGAGTTCTCCTCTGATTCCATGAGCGACCACACAGAATCCGCTGTGGAACCTGCAGAACAACTCCCTACTGAACCTTTGGATCCAATAGAGCGACTAAGTTTGGCAATAGAAGACAGCGATGTGCCAGAAGAACAGATTGGATCAAAAGGCGGACATGCAAAAGAGGCAGAGATGTTAGAACCAGGTGAAGAGCAGAACGAAGTGGGAGCCAAAGGAggaattggattttttttcaag GAGGAGGTTCACAGTAAAGGGGAGATGGCTCAACGTAGAGCGGTACTGTTAGAAAGACAGCAAAAGAGAACGGAGGAACTAAAGAAGAGGAGACAGTGGAATGAGCAAGAAAGGGAAATCGG ACTAACATCCTCAGAAAAAAGAGTGGCATCACCTTCCAGCACACCTCCTGCAGCCACAACCTCACCTTCCCCTACACCTCCAGCTACTCCAGCTCGCCGTGGAGATTTTACACGGGGGGAGTACGCACGGCGGCAACAACTCAGACTCATGGAGGACCTGGACAAAGTTCTTAAGCAAAAATCGAGTAACCAAGGACGAACTTCCACTAAGAAAACCCGCTCCCGGCCTCGCAGCATGACCAGAGAGGAAACGCAGCTATCTCTGAGTCCCGCCAAGGGAGCGACTG GTACTAAGTTGGCCAGAGTCTATTCTCACTCCTCACTCAACCTGGCAGCCACAGACGAACCAGGAAACAATGGTGGTGACCCCACAAAGAGACTCCGCAG CACCCGCCCTGATTCACCTTCAGGTTGTGTGACACCAAGCAGACTGACAAATGGAGAGAAGGACTTGGAGAGTGGTTCAAATGGAACTTCACCTGCCCTAGAATACACAG gTCCAAAACTCTTCAAGGAACCAAGTTTCAAGTCCAATAAATTCATCATTCACAACGCGCTCTCTCGCTGCTGCCTCGCCGGGAAGGTCAACGAGTCTCAAAAAAACAAGATTGTTGAG GAAATGGAGAAGAGTCCTGCCAACCACTTCCTCATCCTCTTCCGCGATTCCAGCTGCCAGTTTAGAGGCGTTTACACCATGAACCCTGACACCCAGGAGCTTGTGCGATTGGCTGGGGTGGGCCCACGGACGGTTAGCTCCACTCAGGTGGAGTCCATCTACAAATACAGCTCAGACAGGAAGCAGTTTAGTGCCATCCCCTCTAAAACGGTGGGCATGAGCGTGGATGCCTTCACCATCCCCAGCCATCTCTggcaaggaggaggaggagcaggaggaggaggaagcaggAGAGCAAGTGTTACTAAGAAGGCTGTCACTTCCAAGTGA